A portion of the Streptomyces platensis genome contains these proteins:
- a CDS encoding DUF3761 domain-containing protein, with protein sequence MAGNQRPVSPEEKKNARLGCAVIAVFVLLVGGCVNLMDGDEDSKSTASSSVSDASGAADASEAADAGDETAAPAAPDASDATDGGDASDSESSTVTVPDYTGSNLQEAQDDAQGRGIYLLESRDLSVRHRTQVWDRNWQVCAQEPTAGSDMADTETLTFTVVKTGESCDAPDAAGSAGDDGAPEPTDDPAGDGSSGTSGSSSSSGTDGGGSSGSSGSSGSSGGSSSSGSAGSDGGSSSTSGGEEEAQAPAGASAQCNDGTYSYSAHRRGTCSHHHGVAVWLRSLPA encoded by the coding sequence ATGGCCGGGAACCAACGGCCGGTGTCGCCGGAAGAGAAGAAGAACGCCCGGCTCGGCTGCGCGGTCATCGCCGTATTCGTGCTGCTGGTCGGCGGATGCGTCAACTTGATGGACGGTGACGAGGACTCGAAGTCGACCGCCAGTAGCTCGGTCTCCGACGCGTCCGGCGCGGCAGACGCATCGGAGGCAGCAGATGCGGGGGACGAAACCGCCGCACCCGCCGCACCCGACGCGTCCGATGCGACAGACGGAGGCGACGCCTCCGACAGCGAGAGCAGCACCGTCACCGTGCCGGACTACACCGGGAGCAACCTTCAGGAGGCGCAGGACGACGCGCAAGGCAGGGGCATCTACCTGCTGGAGAGCCGTGATCTGTCCGTCCGCCACCGCACGCAGGTGTGGGACCGGAACTGGCAGGTGTGCGCGCAGGAGCCGACCGCCGGGTCGGACATGGCGGACACCGAAACGCTGACCTTCACCGTTGTGAAGACCGGTGAGAGCTGCGACGCACCTGACGCGGCAGGGTCCGCGGGCGATGACGGAGCCCCTGAGCCCACGGACGATCCGGCCGGGGACGGCAGTTCCGGCACCTCCGGTTCGTCCAGCTCCTCGGGCACGGACGGGGGCGGCTCCTCCGGCTCCTCCGGTTCGTCCGGCTCCTCCGGCGGCTCCAGTTCCTCCGGGAGTGCCGGTTCCGACGGCGGCAGCAGTTCCACGAGCGGCGGCGAAGAGGAAGCCCAGGCCCCGGCAGGCGCCTCCGCGCAGTGCAACGACGGGACCTACAGCTACAGCGCGCACCGGCGGGGCACCTGCAGCCACCACCACGGGGTCGCGGTCTGGCTGCGGAGCCTTCCGGCCTGA
- a CDS encoding amino acid permease, with protein sequence MPLEIPSVTQTEEERLAELGIAQTLDRSMSGRQNFAVSFTIISILSGCLTMYGFGMNTGGPALIMWGWVVVGLMTLFVGLAMAEVCSSYPTSAGLYFWAHKLAPQRSAPAWAWFTGWFNTLGQVAVTAGIDFGAASFLNAYLKLQFGYAATPVHTITLFGVILLLHAVVNTFRVRVVGFFNTVSVWWHLIGVVVIVGALLVIPDKHQSPAFVFTEFVNNTGWGSAVYVALIGLLMAQYTFTGYDASAHMTEETKNASVEGPKGIVRSIVVSWAAGFVLLFGLTFAIQSYNGALESGTGVPPAQIFLDALGAGTGKLMLLVIIGAQLFCGMASVTANSRMIYAFSRDGALPFSAVWHKLHPGTRTPTNAVWLAAGGAFVLGLPYLFNTTAYAAVTSIATIGLYIAYVVPTLLRLRQGENFRRGPWHLGRWSKPVGVIAVSWVAIITVLFMLPQLSPVTLETFNYAPLTVGVVLVFAGTWWLVSARKWFLNPQHPRSNPSQASPPDRTASTSH encoded by the coding sequence ATGCCACTGGAGATTCCAAGCGTCACGCAGACGGAGGAGGAACGCCTCGCCGAACTGGGCATCGCCCAGACATTGGACCGCTCGATGTCCGGGCGGCAGAATTTCGCCGTCTCGTTCACCATCATCAGCATCCTGTCCGGCTGCCTGACCATGTACGGCTTCGGTATGAACACCGGCGGGCCGGCCCTGATCATGTGGGGCTGGGTGGTCGTCGGCCTGATGACGCTGTTCGTGGGCCTGGCGATGGCCGAGGTCTGTTCCTCCTATCCGACCTCCGCCGGCCTCTACTTCTGGGCGCACAAGCTCGCTCCGCAGCGGTCCGCGCCGGCCTGGGCGTGGTTCACCGGCTGGTTCAACACGCTCGGCCAGGTGGCCGTGACCGCGGGCATCGACTTCGGCGCCGCGTCTTTCCTCAACGCCTATCTGAAGCTCCAATTCGGCTACGCCGCCACCCCCGTCCACACGATCACGCTCTTCGGCGTGATCCTCCTGCTGCACGCCGTGGTGAACACCTTCCGGGTGCGCGTGGTCGGCTTCTTCAACACCGTCTCGGTCTGGTGGCATCTGATCGGCGTCGTGGTCATCGTCGGCGCCCTGCTGGTGATCCCCGACAAGCACCAGTCCCCCGCGTTCGTCTTCACCGAGTTCGTCAACAACACCGGCTGGGGCTCCGCTGTCTATGTCGCGCTCATCGGTCTGCTGATGGCGCAGTACACCTTCACCGGCTATGACGCGTCCGCCCATATGACGGAGGAGACGAAGAACGCCTCGGTGGAGGGGCCGAAGGGCATCGTCCGCTCGATCGTGGTGTCCTGGGCGGCCGGATTCGTGCTGCTCTTCGGTCTGACCTTCGCCATCCAGTCCTACAACGGCGCCCTGGAGTCGGGCACCGGGGTGCCGCCGGCGCAGATCTTCCTGGACGCGCTCGGCGCCGGCACCGGCAAGCTGATGCTGCTGGTCATCATCGGCGCCCAGCTGTTCTGCGGGATGGCGTCCGTGACCGCGAACTCCCGCATGATCTACGCCTTCTCCCGCGACGGGGCGCTGCCGTTCTCCGCCGTCTGGCACAAGCTCCACCCGGGGACCCGCACCCCCACCAACGCGGTGTGGCTCGCCGCGGGCGGTGCGTTCGTCCTCGGTCTGCCGTACCTGTTCAACACGACCGCGTACGCCGCCGTCACCTCCATCGCGACGATCGGCCTCTACATCGCCTACGTGGTGCCCACCCTGCTGCGTCTGCGTCAGGGAGAGAACTTCCGGCGCGGCCCCTGGCACCTGGGCCGCTGGTCGAAACCGGTGGGCGTGATCGCGGTCAGCTGGGTCGCGATCATCACCGTGCTGTTCATGCTGCCGCAGCTGAGCCCGGTGACCCTGGAGACGTTCAACTACGCGCCCCTCACCGTGGGTGTGGTGCTGGTCTTCGCCGGTACCTGGTGGCTGGTCTCCGCCCGCAAGTGGTTCCTCAACCCGCAGCACCCGCGCAGCAACCCGTCGCAGGCCTCGCCGCCGGACCGAACGGCTTCCACCTCGCACTAG
- a CDS encoding NADP-dependent isocitrate dehydrogenase, with protein MTDSTIIYTHTDEAPALATYSFLPVIQAYASTAGVSVETRDISLAGRIIASFPEYLEEGQRIDDALAELGELAKTPEANIIKLPNISASIPQLKAAVAELQEQGYALPAYPDDPKTDEERDIRARYDKVKGSAVNPVLREGNSDRRAPASVKNYAKSNPHRMGAWTADSKTNVATMGVDDFRSTEKSAVIGQDGTLRIELSGDDGSTTVLRESVPVLAGEVVDASVMRVAALREFLTAQIARAKAEGVLFSVHLKATMMKVSDPIIFGHVVRAFFPKTFAQYGESLAAAGLTPNDGLGGIYKGLESLADGAEIKASFDAELAEGPELAMVDSDRGISNLHVPSDVIVDASMPAMIRTSGHMWGPDGAEADTLAVLPDSSYAGIYQAVLDDCRAHGAYDPSTMGSVPNVGLMAQKAEEYGSHDKTFEIPVTGTVRVLDENGNAVLEQTVGAGDIFRMCQTKDAPIRDWVKLAVTRARATGNPAVFWLDADRAHDAQLIEKVKTYLAEHDTDGLQLEIMSPVDAITFSLERIRRGEDTISVTGNVLRDYLTDLFPILELGTSAKMLSVVPLMNGGGLFETGAGGSAPKHVQQLVKENYLRWDSLGEFLALAVSFEHLAQKTGNARAQVLADTLDRATGTFLNENKSPSRKLGGIDNRGSHFYLALYWAQELAKQTDDTQLAEAFAALAKTLTEQEQTIVDELIAVQGSPVDIGGYYQPVVAKADAVMRPSKTLNQALANLS; from the coding sequence GTGACTGACTCGACCATCATTTACACCCACACTGACGAGGCCCCGGCCCTGGCGACGTATTCGTTCTTGCCTGTGATCCAGGCATACGCGTCGACGGCCGGCGTCAGCGTGGAGACCCGTGACATCTCCCTGGCCGGTCGCATCATCGCGAGCTTCCCCGAGTACCTGGAGGAGGGCCAGCGCATCGACGACGCCCTCGCCGAGCTCGGTGAGCTGGCGAAGACTCCCGAGGCCAACATCATCAAGCTGCCGAACATCTCGGCCTCGATCCCGCAGCTGAAGGCGGCCGTCGCCGAGCTTCAGGAGCAGGGCTACGCGCTGCCGGCCTACCCGGACGACCCGAAGACCGACGAGGAGCGCGACATCCGCGCCCGCTACGACAAGGTCAAGGGCAGCGCCGTCAACCCGGTCCTGCGTGAGGGCAACTCCGACCGCCGGGCACCCGCCTCGGTCAAGAACTACGCCAAGTCCAACCCGCACCGCATGGGCGCCTGGACGGCGGACTCGAAGACGAACGTCGCCACCATGGGCGTCGACGACTTCCGCTCCACCGAGAAGTCCGCGGTCATCGGCCAGGACGGCACGCTGCGCATCGAGCTGTCGGGCGACGACGGCTCCACCACCGTCCTGCGCGAGTCGGTACCGGTCCTCGCGGGCGAGGTCGTCGACGCGTCCGTGATGCGGGTGGCCGCGCTGCGTGAGTTCCTCACCGCGCAGATCGCCCGTGCCAAGGCCGAGGGCGTGCTGTTCTCGGTGCACCTGAAGGCCACGATGATGAAGGTCTCCGACCCGATCATCTTCGGCCACGTGGTCCGCGCCTTCTTCCCGAAGACGTTCGCCCAGTACGGCGAGTCGCTCGCGGCCGCCGGTCTGACCCCGAACGACGGTCTCGGCGGCATCTACAAGGGCCTGGAGTCGCTGGCCGACGGCGCCGAGATCAAGGCGTCCTTCGACGCCGAGCTCGCCGAGGGCCCGGAGCTCGCCATGGTCGACTCCGACCGCGGCATCAGCAACCTGCACGTCCCGAGCGATGTCATCGTCGACGCCTCCATGCCGGCCATGATCCGCACCTCCGGCCACATGTGGGGCCCGGACGGCGCCGAGGCCGACACCCTCGCGGTCCTCCCCGACAGCAGCTACGCCGGCATCTACCAGGCCGTCCTCGACGACTGCCGCGCCCACGGCGCCTACGACCCGTCCACCATGGGCTCGGTCCCGAACGTCGGCCTCATGGCGCAGAAGGCCGAGGAGTACGGCAGCCACGACAAGACCTTCGAGATCCCGGTCACCGGCACCGTCCGGGTCCTCGACGAGAACGGCAACGCCGTCCTGGAGCAGACCGTCGGCGCCGGCGACATCTTCCGGATGTGCCAGACCAAGGACGCGCCGATCCGCGACTGGGTCAAGCTCGCCGTCACCCGCGCCCGTGCGACCGGCAACCCGGCCGTGTTCTGGCTCGACGCCGACCGTGCGCACGACGCCCAGCTCATCGAGAAGGTCAAGACCTACCTCGCCGAGCACGACACCGACGGTCTTCAGCTGGAGATCATGTCGCCGGTCGACGCGATCACCTTCTCCCTGGAGCGGATCCGCCGCGGCGAGGACACGATCTCGGTCACCGGCAATGTGCTGCGTGACTACCTGACCGACCTGTTCCCGATCCTGGAGCTGGGCACCAGCGCGAAGATGCTCTCGGTCGTCCCGCTGATGAACGGCGGCGGCCTGTTCGAGACCGGCGCCGGCGGCTCCGCGCCCAAGCACGTCCAGCAGCTGGTCAAGGAGAACTACCTGCGCTGGGACAGCCTGGGTGAGTTCCTCGCCCTCGCGGTGAGCTTCGAGCACCTCGCGCAGAAGACCGGCAACGCGCGCGCCCAGGTGCTCGCCGACACCCTGGACCGTGCCACCGGCACCTTCCTCAACGAGAACAAGTCGCCCAGCCGCAAGCTCGGCGGTATCGACAATCGCGGCAGCCACTTCTACCTCGCGCTTTACTGGGCGCAGGAGCTGGCCAAGCAGACCGACGACACTCAGCTCGCGGAGGCGTTCGCGGCTCTCGCCAAGACGCTGACCGAGCAGGAGCAGACCATCGTCGACGAGCTGATCGCGGTGCAGGGCTCCCCGGTCGACATCGGCGGCTACTACCAGCCCGTCGTGGCGAAGGCCGATGCGGTCATGCGTCCGTCGAAGACCCTCAACCAGGCGCTGGCGAACCTCAGCTGA
- a CDS encoding ATP-binding protein, with translation MTGATAGKTPGGALLARLAELRERVAGLVERRSADDPTAADPLRGLYVTPETARRLAAQAPGEAERYIGERFEGQANAGEPADEASDPSRASDRSVTLAGRFGLSALDLHILLAALAPDVDRGFEPLYGYLNDDVGRRRATVALALDLAGTGPYEPAARARFHPAAPLLSGGLLVIEDEDRPLPGRALRVPERVVAHLLGDDGLDPELGAGEVELMTAGQPPADPAGSDARTEDETFAGRLAVLASERPLAVHLRERRPGTAAAPVTDGLRRAGLPVLRYRPDGRRGDGTGLAGALLREARLRRAAVVVGPLPEQPDGLVRALAGRDVPVIFFGSEPYDPGWAPDSGLFALDAPDAGAAADEVWSTELGVVDDGFDLAAAVAPYRLGAAQIRRAARAATALAAFDGTPVTAAHVQHSARQQSAPLLDRHARRIRPAVGFDGLVLPPEPQTLLHELVQRARHREKVLGEWRLRTGGGRGRGVVALFAGESGTGKTLSAEVVAGELGLDLYVVELSAVVDKYIGETEKNLERIFSEADRTDAVLLFDEADAVFGKRSEVKSSHDRYANLESAYLLQRLEAFDGIAVLTTNLRANIDEAFTRRLDLVVDFPFPDAEQRIALWRSCLAATPCADDLALDVCAKEYELSGGAIRSAAVTAGYLAAGRGEAVSAEDIRAGARREYRKMGRLVPDASPLWD, from the coding sequence GTGACGGGGGCGACAGCGGGCAAGACCCCCGGCGGCGCCCTGCTGGCCCGGCTGGCGGAGCTGCGGGAGCGGGTGGCCGGGCTGGTCGAGCGGCGCAGCGCCGACGATCCGACGGCTGCGGATCCGCTGCGCGGCTTGTATGTGACCCCGGAGACGGCCCGACGACTGGCCGCGCAGGCGCCCGGGGAGGCCGAACGGTACATAGGCGAGAGGTTCGAGGGTCAGGCAAATGCGGGCGAGCCGGCCGACGAGGCATCGGACCCCTCGCGGGCCTCGGACCGATCGGTCACGCTCGCCGGGCGGTTCGGGCTGTCGGCCCTGGACCTGCATATCCTCCTGGCCGCGCTCGCGCCGGATGTGGACCGGGGCTTCGAGCCGCTGTACGGCTACCTCAACGACGATGTCGGGCGTCGCCGGGCGACGGTCGCGCTGGCGCTGGACCTGGCGGGCACCGGCCCGTACGAGCCCGCGGCCCGGGCCCGTTTCCACCCCGCCGCGCCGCTGCTGTCCGGTGGGCTGCTCGTCATCGAGGACGAGGACCGGCCGCTGCCGGGACGGGCGCTGCGGGTGCCGGAGCGGGTGGTGGCCCATCTGCTGGGGGACGACGGTCTCGATCCGGAACTCGGCGCTGGTGAGGTCGAGTTGATGACGGCGGGACAGCCGCCTGCCGACCCTGCGGGAAGCGATGCCCGCACCGAGGACGAGACGTTCGCCGGGCGGCTCGCCGTCCTCGCGAGCGAGCGGCCGCTCGCCGTACATCTGCGGGAGCGCCGGCCCGGCACCGCCGCCGCACCGGTGACCGACGGGCTGCGGCGCGCCGGTCTGCCGGTGCTGCGCTATCGGCCGGACGGCCGGCGCGGTGACGGGACGGGCCTCGCGGGCGCGCTGCTGCGGGAGGCGCGGCTGCGGCGGGCCGCGGTCGTCGTGGGGCCGCTGCCGGAGCAGCCGGACGGGCTCGTCCGGGCGCTGGCGGGCCGGGACGTGCCGGTGATCTTCTTCGGGAGCGAGCCGTACGACCCGGGCTGGGCCCCGGATTCCGGGCTGTTCGCGCTGGACGCGCCGGATGCCGGGGCGGCGGCGGATGAGGTCTGGAGCACCGAACTCGGCGTCGTCGACGACGGCTTCGACCTGGCCGCGGCCGTGGCGCCGTACCGGCTGGGCGCCGCGCAGATCCGCCGGGCGGCCCGTGCGGCCACCGCCCTCGCCGCCTTCGACGGGACGCCGGTGACCGCCGCCCATGTCCAGCACAGCGCGCGTCAGCAGTCCGCGCCGCTGCTGGACCGGCACGCCCGGCGCATCCGGCCCGCCGTCGGCTTCGACGGGCTCGTCCTGCCGCCCGAACCGCAGACGCTGCTGCACGAACTGGTGCAGCGGGCGCGGCATCGGGAGAAGGTGCTGGGCGAGTGGCGGCTGCGCACCGGCGGCGGGCGCGGCAGAGGCGTGGTGGCGCTGTTCGCCGGGGAGTCCGGTACCGGAAAGACGCTCTCCGCGGAGGTCGTGGCCGGCGAACTGGGCCTGGATCTCTATGTGGTGGAGCTGTCCGCCGTGGTGGACAAGTACATCGGGGAGACCGAGAAGAATCTGGAGCGGATCTTCTCCGAGGCCGACCGTACGGACGCCGTGCTGCTCTTCGACGAGGCGGACGCCGTCTTCGGCAAGCGCTCGGAGGTCAAGAGCTCACACGACCGGTACGCGAATCTGGAGAGCGCGTATCTGCTCCAGCGGCTGGAGGCGTTCGACGGGATCGCCGTCCTGACCACCAATCTGCGGGCCAACATCGACGAGGCGTTCACCCGGCGGCTGGACCTGGTGGTCGACTTCCCGTTCCCGGATGCCGAGCAGCGGATCGCCCTGTGGCGTTCCTGCCTGGCCGCCACCCCCTGCGCGGACGACCTCGCTCTCGATGTCTGCGCCAAGGAGTACGAGCTGTCCGGCGGGGCGATCCGGTCGGCCGCGGTGACCGCGGGCTATCTCGCGGCGGGGCGCGGCGAGGCGGTGTCGGCCGAGGACATACGGGCCGGGGCCCGGCGCGAGTACCGCAAGATGGGGCGGTTGGTGCCGGACGCCTCGCCGTTGTGGGACTGA
- a CDS encoding DUF4255 domain-containing protein codes for MMHEVDEAIRRVLRGGVLPDGTGDVAFEAPTRDWAARRNAPTLNAYLYDIREDVARRERGAIAERDARGVVVRRRQPPRWFRLSYLVTAWTTRPEDEHRLLSAALGCLLSHEILPAAALPDALRGLEVSIPLTVAVPPPESRSIADIWSALGGELKPSLDVVVTVPVPVSPSYEVAPPVTEGAVTVVRGIDGVPGDSEPRMLRSAPGASPSAKDSEEER; via the coding sequence ATGATGCACGAAGTCGATGAGGCGATCCGGCGGGTGCTGCGCGGCGGGGTACTGCCGGACGGCACCGGGGACGTCGCGTTCGAGGCGCCGACCCGCGACTGGGCGGCGCGGCGCAACGCCCCCACGCTCAATGCGTATCTCTACGACATCCGCGAGGACGTCGCCCGCCGCGAGCGCGGGGCGATCGCGGAACGGGACGCCCGCGGGGTGGTCGTGCGCCGACGTCAGCCGCCCCGCTGGTTCCGGCTGTCCTACCTGGTCACGGCGTGGACCACCCGCCCGGAGGACGAGCACCGGCTGCTGTCCGCCGCGCTGGGCTGCCTGCTCTCGCACGAGATCCTACCGGCGGCCGCGTTGCCGGACGCGCTCCGCGGGCTGGAGGTGAGCATTCCGCTCACCGTCGCGGTGCCGCCGCCCGAGTCCCGCTCGATCGCCGATATCTGGTCGGCGCTCGGCGGCGAACTCAAGCCGTCCCTGGACGTGGTGGTCACCGTGCCCGTCCCGGTCTCGCCGTCGTACGAGGTGGCGCCGCCGGTCACGGAGGGCGCGGTCACGGTCGTCCGCGGCATCGACGGTGTCCCCGGCGACTCCGAGCCCCGGATGCTGCGGTCCGCTCCGGGCGCCTCGCCGTCCGCGAAGGACAGCGAGGAGGAACGGTGA
- a CDS encoding elongation factor G, translating into MHTLNLGILAHVDAGKTSLTERLLYAAGVIDEIGSVDDGSTRTDSLALERRRGITIKSAVVSFALDGATVNLIDTPGHPDFIAEVERVLNVLDGAVLVVSAVEGVQAQTRVLLRTLKRLGVPTLIFVNKVDRRGAAGERVLRQIADRLTPAAVAMTAVQDAGTRRARVTPYGAADTAFTDRLADLLTTHDDALLAAYVEDASALPYGRLRRELAAQTKRGLVHPVFFGSAVTGAGLEALMAGLTELLPTAGDAADGPVSGTVFKVERGPAGEKIAWVRMFSGTVRTRDLLPFHGPGAPRPDAAKVTAISVFDQGSAPRRDTVTAGRIGKLWGLGGIRTGDTVGTATADTPRQHFAPPTLETVVVPRHPADKRALHLALTQLAEQDPLINLRQDALRGQTSLSLYGEVQKEVIEATLAEEFAVEVDFRETTALCIERPAGSGAAVEIIAKEPNPFLATVGLRVDPAPAGTGSDFRLEVELGSMPYSFIKAVEETVHETLRQGVHGWQVEDCTVTLTHSGYWARQSHSHGVFDKSMSSTSGDFRHLTPLVLMDALRRAGTQVYEPVHRFRLEIPADSLGPLSPALARLHAVPRTQAVQGTECLLEGEIPVARVHELERRLPGLTRGEGVLECTFGGYQPVRGEIPVRSRTDHDPLHRKEYLLKVVRRVAGHADGGGSAT; encoded by the coding sequence GTGCACACACTCAACCTGGGAATTCTGGCGCACGTAGACGCCGGTAAGACGAGCCTGACCGAGCGGCTGCTGTATGCCGCCGGGGTCATCGACGAGATCGGCAGCGTCGATGACGGCAGCACCCGCACCGATTCCCTCGCGCTGGAGCGGCGGCGCGGCATCACCATCAAATCCGCCGTGGTGTCGTTCGCCCTGGACGGGGCCACGGTCAATCTGATCGACACGCCCGGCCACCCGGACTTCATCGCCGAGGTGGAACGGGTGCTGAACGTACTGGACGGCGCGGTCCTCGTCGTCTCCGCCGTGGAGGGCGTCCAGGCACAGACCCGCGTACTGCTGCGGACCCTGAAGCGGCTGGGCGTTCCGACCCTGATCTTCGTGAACAAGGTGGACCGCCGGGGCGCGGCGGGCGAGCGCGTGCTGCGGCAGATCGCCGACCGGCTGACCCCGGCCGCCGTCGCCATGACCGCCGTGCAAGATGCGGGCACCCGCCGGGCGCGGGTCACCCCCTACGGCGCCGCCGATACCGCCTTCACCGACCGGCTGGCCGACCTGCTGACCACGCACGACGACGCCCTGCTGGCCGCCTACGTCGAGGACGCCTCGGCCCTCCCTTACGGGCGGCTGCGCAGGGAGCTGGCCGCGCAGACGAAACGGGGGCTGGTACATCCGGTGTTCTTCGGCTCAGCCGTCACCGGTGCGGGCCTGGAGGCGCTGATGGCCGGGCTCACCGAGCTGCTGCCCACCGCCGGGGACGCCGCCGACGGCCCCGTTTCCGGCACGGTCTTCAAGGTGGAGCGCGGTCCGGCGGGCGAGAAGATCGCCTGGGTCCGGATGTTCTCGGGGACGGTACGGACCCGGGACCTGCTGCCCTTCCACGGCCCCGGCGCCCCGCGGCCCGACGCGGCCAAGGTCACCGCGATCAGCGTCTTCGACCAGGGCTCGGCACCCCGCCGCGACACGGTCACCGCGGGCCGGATCGGCAAACTGTGGGGACTGGGCGGCATCCGGACCGGCGACACCGTCGGCACGGCGACCGCGGACACCCCCCGGCAGCACTTCGCCCCGCCGACGCTGGAAACGGTCGTGGTCCCGCGCCACCCCGCCGACAAACGGGCGCTGCATCTCGCGCTGACCCAGCTCGCCGAGCAGGATCCGCTGATCAATCTGCGGCAGGACGCGCTGCGCGGGCAGACCTCCCTGTCGCTCTACGGGGAGGTCCAGAAGGAGGTCATCGAGGCGACCCTGGCCGAGGAGTTCGCTGTCGAGGTCGACTTCCGCGAGACCACGGCCCTGTGCATCGAACGGCCCGCCGGCTCGGGCGCGGCAGTCGAGATCATCGCCAAGGAACCCAACCCCTTCCTCGCGACCGTCGGGCTCCGCGTCGATCCGGCACCGGCCGGCACCGGGTCGGACTTCCGGCTGGAGGTGGAGCTCGGCTCGATGCCGTACTCGTTCATCAAGGCCGTCGAGGAGACCGTGCACGAGACGCTGCGCCAAGGGGTGCACGGGTGGCAGGTCGAGGACTGCACGGTGACCCTGACGCACTCCGGCTACTGGGCCCGGCAGAGCCACTCCCACGGCGTCTTCGACAAGAGCATGTCGAGCACCTCGGGCGACTTCCGGCATCTGACGCCGCTGGTGCTGATGGACGCCCTGCGACGGGCCGGCACCCAGGTGTACGAACCGGTGCACCGCTTCCGGCTGGAGATCCCGGCGGACTCGCTCGGCCCGCTGTCGCCGGCGCTCGCCCGGCTGCACGCGGTGCCGCGCACACAGGCGGTGCAGGGTACGGAATGCCTGCTGGAGGGCGAGATCCCGGTGGCCCGGGTGCATGAACTGGAGCGCCGGCTGCCGGGACTGACCCGCGGCGAGGGCGTTCTGGAGTGCACCTTCGGCGGATACCAGCCGGTGCGGGGCGAAATCCCGGTCCGGTCGCGGACGGACCACGATCCGCTGCATCGCAAGGAGTATCTGCTGAAGGTCGTGCGACGGGTGGCCGGGCACGCGGACGGTGGCGGCTCGGCGACCTGA
- a CDS encoding response regulator transcription factor: MPDTRVTVTVHAADPLSRAGVVSHLQHQPTVELVQNQTGTAVRERTEQAERGRAKENGGEAVGTVAIMPIDRFDDLAAAELRRLVRGGEQRVVLIARDLREPELMTAVEYGVRAILWRHQATPQRLLRAVQSAARGEGDLPPDLISTLLTQVGQLRRSVATSPSVGFVPTLGMAPREVDVLRLIAEGLDTRQISEKLAYSERTVKNILHALMTRLQLHNRAHAVAYALREGYI, encoded by the coding sequence GTGCCGGATACACGTGTCACGGTGACAGTGCACGCCGCCGACCCGCTCAGTCGGGCCGGAGTTGTCAGTCACCTCCAGCACCAGCCCACCGTCGAGCTTGTCCAGAACCAGACCGGAACGGCGGTCAGGGAGCGGACGGAGCAGGCGGAACGTGGCAGAGCGAAGGAAAACGGCGGGGAAGCGGTCGGGACCGTGGCGATCATGCCCATCGACCGGTTCGACGACCTGGCCGCGGCCGAACTGAGACGACTCGTACGGGGCGGCGAGCAGCGCGTCGTGCTCATTGCCCGGGATCTGCGCGAGCCGGAGCTGATGACAGCCGTGGAGTACGGCGTACGGGCCATCCTGTGGCGTCATCAGGCCACCCCGCAGCGGCTGTTGCGGGCGGTGCAGAGCGCGGCGCGCGGCGAGGGCGACCTGCCGCCGGACCTGATCAGCACGCTGCTCACCCAAGTAGGGCAGCTGCGGCGGTCGGTGGCGACCTCGCCCTCCGTCGGGTTCGTACCGACGCTCGGGATGGCGCCGCGCGAGGTCGATGTGCTGCGGCTGATCGCCGAGGGGCTGGACACCCGGCAGATCTCCGAGAAGCTCGCCTACTCCGAGCGCACCGTCAAGAACATCCTGCACGCCCTGATGACGCGGCTCCAGTTGCACAACCGCGCGCACGCCGTCGCCTACGCGCTGCGAGAGGGCTACATCTGA